Proteins encoded within one genomic window of Streptomyces sp. NBC_00523:
- a CDS encoding type I restriction endonuclease subunit R, whose protein sequence is MITHGNDNGSSDTPTPGTPTPDNFRPLEIDWESLALEELLELDWPKAEGNELAPGSGHRRSWDDLILYSDLREAIERLNPALPSEAVREALATAATPASQDTYEENRTAHGYLTDGVHSVTYTDALGAEHTPTVRIVDLEHVDANTYRAVRQVTVINGERNRRFDLVLYVNGLPLAVIELKRAGDANATLAAAHTQIRHYVEEFPTAFRYNAVVLLSDGITAKYGTPFTPYEHFAPWNTDEFGARVDTVDAAAVHADADADVPTGQDLALHGLFTQPRFLALVRSFINFVPAKRMKRIAKPHQYFAVTRAADAVRRAAATDGKAGVVWHTQGSGKSEEMVLTTNLVMRDPALHNPTVVVVTDRTDLDDQLFDTFKESEVLPEQPHQFLNRAALREELAAKRTGGILFTTLQKFGRTKQEKESGTDHPLLSERRNIVVVVDEAHRSHYDHLDGYARHLRDALPHATLLAFTGTPISEADRNTREVFGDYIDTYDLKRAADDGATVKVYHESRVVQLVLDRDVDPTAIDTEADRITDGLDDTERTRVEQAVATMNAMYGAPARIRDLTQDLVEHWETRRAAMLPFVADADDAPGGAPGKAMLVCATREICVRVYDALRELRPDWHTDDPTTGAMKIVYSSDSRKDSKELRAHALRDSQRKAVINRAKDPEDELQLLIVNNMLLTGFDAPSIHTMYLDRPLRGAGLMQALARVNRRFRKKEEGLLVGYAPLTENLQKAIAEYSADDQADRTLGQDIDRALDELRNEYDILDQMLLGWNWRERLSRPDPKAFVKAAYTTAEYLRSPATPGNNPDQLDDPNQTLSRRFREHGYRLERFFALAGSSADISSRFTDQPYWKRDIQFLVEVRTYMAKLDAMDREAQGLPVARDVALYLSQLTSAVVETGGVTDLFSEAGLDKADLTHLNDALVGRLQNSETPHLAAEALRRLVEQKMREQTRHNIVRQTAFSERLQDLMARYMRQQLTSAEIIAQLVELARTVAEDARRGEKFTPPLGDDELAFYDAVADLGSARDLMGDEILSGIARDLVVQVRKNLKKDWIAREPVRARLRATIRRLLARHGYPPEQSKEAIDLVIRQMEHFADKWSQDGSAADA, encoded by the coding sequence ACTCCGACCCCCGACAACTTCCGCCCCCTCGAAATCGATTGGGAGTCCCTCGCCCTCGAAGAGCTCCTGGAGCTCGACTGGCCTAAGGCCGAGGGAAATGAGCTCGCCCCCGGCTCCGGTCACCGCCGTTCCTGGGACGACCTGATCCTCTACTCCGATCTCCGCGAGGCGATCGAGCGGCTCAACCCCGCCCTCCCCTCGGAGGCTGTCCGCGAGGCCCTGGCGACCGCCGCGACCCCGGCCTCCCAGGACACGTACGAGGAGAACCGGACTGCGCACGGCTACCTGACCGACGGCGTCCACTCCGTCACGTATACCGACGCGCTCGGCGCCGAGCACACCCCGACCGTCCGGATTGTCGACCTGGAGCACGTGGACGCGAACACGTACCGCGCCGTCCGCCAGGTGACCGTGATCAACGGTGAGCGCAACCGCCGCTTCGACCTCGTCCTGTACGTCAACGGTCTCCCGCTCGCCGTCATCGAGCTCAAGCGGGCCGGCGACGCGAACGCCACCCTCGCCGCCGCGCACACCCAGATCCGGCACTACGTCGAGGAGTTCCCGACCGCCTTCCGCTACAACGCGGTCGTGCTGCTCTCCGACGGGATCACTGCGAAGTACGGCACCCCCTTCACCCCGTACGAGCACTTCGCCCCGTGGAACACTGACGAGTTCGGCGCCCGCGTGGACACCGTGGACGCTGCCGCCGTCCACGCCGACGCCGATGCCGACGTCCCGACCGGCCAGGACCTGGCCCTGCACGGCCTGTTCACCCAGCCCCGCTTCCTCGCCCTCGTCCGGTCCTTCATCAACTTCGTGCCGGCCAAGCGCATGAAGCGGATCGCGAAGCCGCACCAGTACTTCGCGGTTACCCGTGCCGCCGACGCCGTACGCCGTGCTGCCGCGACCGACGGCAAGGCCGGCGTGGTCTGGCACACCCAGGGCTCGGGCAAGTCCGAGGAGATGGTGCTGACCACCAACCTCGTCATGCGCGACCCCGCCCTGCACAACCCCACCGTGGTGGTCGTCACCGACCGCACCGACCTCGACGATCAGCTCTTCGACACGTTCAAGGAGAGCGAGGTCCTCCCGGAACAGCCCCACCAGTTCCTCAACCGCGCCGCACTCCGCGAAGAGCTCGCCGCCAAGCGCACCGGCGGCATCCTCTTCACCACCCTGCAGAAGTTCGGCCGTACCAAGCAGGAGAAGGAGTCCGGGACCGACCACCCGCTCCTCTCCGAGCGGCGCAACATCGTCGTCGTGGTCGACGAGGCCCACCGCAGCCACTACGACCACCTCGACGGCTACGCCCGCCACCTGCGCGATGCCCTCCCGCACGCCACGCTGCTCGCCTTCACCGGCACGCCGATCTCCGAGGCCGACCGCAACACCCGTGAGGTCTTCGGCGACTACATCGACACCTACGACCTCAAACGGGCCGCCGACGACGGCGCGACCGTGAAGGTCTACCACGAGAGCCGCGTCGTCCAGCTTGTCCTCGACCGCGACGTCGACCCCACCGCCATCGACACCGAGGCCGACCGCATCACCGACGGCCTGGACGACACCGAGCGCACCCGCGTCGAGCAGGCCGTCGCCACCATGAACGCCATGTACGGCGCCCCCGCCCGGATACGCGACCTGACCCAGGACCTGGTCGAACACTGGGAAACCCGCCGTGCGGCCATGCTGCCCTTCGTCGCGGACGCCGATGACGCACCCGGCGGCGCCCCCGGCAAGGCGATGCTCGTCTGCGCCACCCGCGAGATCTGTGTCCGCGTCTATGACGCCCTGCGCGAACTGCGCCCGGACTGGCACACGGACGACCCCACCACCGGCGCCATGAAGATCGTTTATTCCTCGGACTCCCGTAAGGACTCCAAGGAACTGCGCGCCCACGCCCTGCGCGACTCACAGCGCAAGGCCGTCATCAACCGCGCCAAGGACCCCGAGGACGAACTCCAGCTCCTCATCGTCAACAACATGCTCCTGACCGGCTTCGACGCGCCGTCCATCCACACCATGTACCTGGACCGGCCGCTGCGCGGCGCCGGCCTGATGCAGGCCCTCGCCCGCGTCAACCGCCGCTTCCGCAAGAAGGAGGAGGGCCTCCTCGTCGGCTACGCCCCCCTCACCGAGAACCTCCAGAAGGCCATCGCCGAGTACTCCGCCGACGACCAGGCCGACCGGACCCTCGGCCAGGACATCGACCGCGCCCTGGACGAACTCCGCAACGAGTACGACATCCTCGACCAGATGCTCCTCGGCTGGAACTGGCGCGAACGCCTCTCCCGCCCCGACCCGAAAGCCTTCGTCAAGGCGGCCTACACCACGGCCGAGTACCTCCGCAGCCCCGCCACCCCGGGCAACAACCCCGACCAGCTCGACGACCCGAACCAGACCCTCAGCCGCCGCTTCCGCGAACACGGCTACCGCCTGGAACGCTTCTTCGCCCTCGCCGGCTCCTCCGCCGACATCTCCTCCCGGTTCACCGACCAGCCGTACTGGAAGCGCGACATCCAGTTCCTCGTCGAGGTCCGTACGTACATGGCGAAGCTCGACGCCATGGATCGCGAGGCCCAGGGCCTGCCCGTCGCCCGCGATGTCGCCCTCTACCTCTCCCAGCTCACCTCCGCCGTCGTAGAGACCGGCGGCGTCACCGACCTCTTCTCCGAGGCCGGACTGGACAAGGCCGACCTCACCCACCTCAACGACGCCCTCGTCGGCCGCCTGCAGAACAGCGAAACCCCGCACCTGGCCGCCGAAGCCCTGCGCCGCCTCGTCGAGCAGAAGATGCGAGAGCAGACCCGGCACAACATCGTCCGCCAGACCGCGTTCTCGGAACGCCTCCAGGATCTGATGGCCCGCTACATGCGGCAGCAGCTCACCAGCGCCGAGATCATCGCCCAGCTGGTGGAACTGGCCAGGACAGTCGCCGAGGACGCCCGGCGTGGCGAGAAGTTCACCCCGCCGCTGGGTGATGACGAACTCGCCTTCTACGACGCGGTCGCCGACCTTGGCAGCGCTCGCGACCTCATGGGCGACGAGATTCTCTCCGGTATCGCCCGGGATCTCGTCGTCCAGGTCCGCAAGAACCTCAAGAAGGACTGGATCGCCCGCGAACCGGTCCGGGCCAGGCTCCGCGCCACGATCAGGCGCCTCCTGGCTCGCCACGGCTACCCGCCGGAGCAGTCCAAGGAAGCGATCGACCTGGTGATCCGTCAGATGGAACACTTTGCCGACAAATGGTCCCAGGACGGCTCGGCCGCCGACGCATAG
- a CDS encoding N-6 DNA methylase: MTQEEWANEEGRLKYRRVLRAVEKLRSVADAATTYRLAFQVVYLYCWSRHGSLAEVDRLWGPGSESAGARLGAVWPRTPVARAHSLPAYRDEGVSRPFELIDPALRELIAEVRQLDPDPRLLDVLLDTYSTRYARGDDYFTSNDLAYLFAGLAAPRGGEIVRDPVCGSGRLLRAAAHRARAQGGEVRLSGADINRTARYAAAVNLALHGFHADLGKEGADTLRAGTSPIPADVIVANPPVNQRDWGHGELKDDWRWTLGVPRPGNANFAWVQHILADLTPQGRAVVLLSSGAAHSSNSTDGLIRRGLMENGLVVGVVALPTWLFPHASASTALWLLAKGERPHSDQVLFADAGKLPAAKEGQRRHFAKDSVERLLQIFGEWQGLRRREGEGGPESVPWCRAARYEEIAEAGFDLTPARYVRNGGTAQLHSSDGDRNRKAELYECMDRSAAARNRVRDALESRHDYRIG, encoded by the coding sequence GTGACCCAGGAGGAGTGGGCGAACGAAGAGGGGCGGCTGAAGTACCGGCGAGTGCTGCGGGCCGTCGAGAAGCTACGCAGCGTCGCCGATGCCGCGACGACGTACCGGCTTGCCTTTCAAGTGGTCTACCTTTACTGCTGGTCCCGCCATGGATCACTGGCGGAGGTGGACCGGTTGTGGGGGCCGGGTTCGGAGTCAGCGGGGGCCAGGCTCGGCGCAGTGTGGCCGCGTACGCCCGTTGCTCGCGCCCACAGTCTTCCTGCGTATCGCGACGAAGGTGTGAGCCGTCCCTTCGAGCTCATCGACCCGGCCCTCCGTGAGCTGATCGCGGAGGTGCGACAGCTGGATCCGGACCCGAGGCTCCTTGACGTGCTCCTCGACACGTACTCGACACGCTATGCGCGTGGCGATGACTACTTCACGTCAAACGACCTGGCGTACCTCTTCGCGGGGCTGGCCGCTCCCCGAGGAGGCGAGATTGTTCGGGACCCGGTGTGTGGCAGCGGGCGACTGCTGCGCGCCGCCGCACACCGGGCTCGGGCACAGGGGGGTGAAGTGCGCTTGTCCGGTGCGGATATCAACCGGACGGCGCGTTACGCCGCAGCCGTCAACCTCGCCCTGCACGGATTCCATGCCGACCTCGGCAAGGAAGGAGCTGACACCCTCAGGGCCGGCACTTCACCGATACCGGCCGACGTGATCGTCGCCAACCCTCCCGTGAACCAGCGGGACTGGGGGCACGGTGAACTGAAGGACGACTGGCGGTGGACCCTGGGGGTGCCACGTCCAGGTAACGCGAACTTCGCCTGGGTCCAGCACATCCTTGCCGATCTCACGCCACAAGGACGGGCCGTCGTTCTGCTGTCTTCCGGCGCGGCGCACAGCAGCAACAGCACCGACGGACTGATCCGCCGTGGGCTGATGGAGAACGGTCTGGTCGTGGGAGTCGTGGCCTTGCCGACGTGGCTCTTTCCGCACGCCAGCGCGAGCACGGCGCTGTGGCTGCTGGCCAAAGGGGAGCGGCCGCACTCCGATCAGGTCTTGTTCGCGGATGCAGGGAAACTGCCAGCAGCGAAGGAGGGGCAGCGGCGCCACTTCGCAAAGGACTCGGTCGAACGCCTGCTGCAGATCTTCGGTGAATGGCAGGGACTTCGACGCCGCGAGGGCGAGGGGGGCCCTGAATCCGTCCCATGGTGCCGTGCGGCGAGGTACGAGGAAATCGCTGAGGCGGGCTTCGATCTGACTCCCGCACGCTACGTACGGAACGGGGGCACCGCGCAGTTGCATTCAAGTGACGGAGACCGGAACCGGAAGGCCGAGCTGTATGAGTGCATGGATCGTAGCGCCGCAGCCAGGAACCGAGTCCGTGATGCCCTGGAGAGCAGGCATGACTACAGAATCGGATGA
- a CDS encoding nuclear transport factor 2 family protein, with translation MAEHDDALSLTERVNRLETRADLTDLADRYGHLLDDRDWHGITACFTRNGRLKFKGGEVVGRDRLDAFYRAQLPKNEFTFHYRHSHVITIIDAERATGVVSAHAEHGRDGTCVLAAVRYYDDYAKEDGVWRLACREIRSRYCLGWLDMAGDFHEGAHSPLMRDTGAHAGGTSPS, from the coding sequence ATGGCCGAACATGACGATGCGCTTTCGTTGACCGAGCGAGTGAACCGCCTGGAGACCCGCGCCGATCTCACCGACCTGGCCGACCGCTACGGCCATCTGCTGGACGACCGCGACTGGCACGGCATCACCGCCTGCTTCACGCGGAACGGCCGCCTGAAGTTCAAGGGCGGGGAGGTGGTCGGACGCGACCGATTGGACGCCTTCTACCGGGCCCAACTGCCGAAGAACGAGTTCACGTTCCACTACCGGCACTCCCACGTAATCACGATCATCGACGCGGAACGGGCCACCGGCGTCGTCAGCGCTCACGCCGAGCACGGCCGCGACGGTACCTGCGTCCTGGCCGCGGTGCGCTATTACGACGACTACGCGAAGGAGGACGGCGTCTGGCGTCTCGCATGCCGGGAGATCCGGTCCCGCTACTGCCTCGGCTGGCTCGACATGGCCGGAGACTTCCACGAGGGCGCCCACAGCCCGCTGATGCGGGACACGGGCGCCCACGCCGGAGGGACAAGCCCCTCCTGA
- a CDS encoding ArsR/SmtB family transcription factor: MTGSPDLAAVAALIGDRTRAKILLALLDGGPMAASALAERAKVSAPLASAHLRKLMAGGLLAVQPLGRQRFYRLSGQAVADAIEALLLVAPRAPTRSYREASENAALRRGRMCHDHIGGRTGVTLTRGLLDGRFLECRGPVLHVTPRGARAFARLDIDVGELARQRRPLTRACTDWSEQDHHLGGNLGATLASEFFRRGWLHTSETSRVVSVSERGREVLLENFQLHACGKA; this comes from the coding sequence GTGACCGGCTCACCGGACCTGGCTGCTGTCGCCGCGCTGATCGGCGATCGCACGCGCGCGAAGATTCTGCTGGCCCTGCTGGACGGCGGCCCGATGGCGGCCTCGGCCCTGGCCGAGCGGGCGAAGGTCTCGGCCCCACTCGCGAGTGCGCATCTGCGCAAGCTGATGGCCGGCGGTCTGCTGGCGGTGCAGCCGCTCGGACGTCAGCGCTTCTACCGGCTCAGCGGCCAGGCCGTCGCCGACGCCATCGAGGCGCTGCTGCTCGTGGCGCCCCGCGCGCCCACCCGCTCGTACCGCGAGGCGTCCGAGAACGCCGCGCTGCGACGCGGGCGGATGTGTCACGACCACATCGGCGGCAGGACGGGCGTAACGTTGACGAGAGGGCTCCTGGACGGTCGTTTCCTCGAATGCCGCGGGCCCGTCCTGCACGTCACCCCCCGCGGGGCACGGGCCTTCGCCCGGCTGGACATCGACGTCGGCGAACTGGCCCGGCAGCGACGCCCACTGACCCGCGCCTGCACCGACTGGAGCGAGCAGGACCACCACCTCGGCGGGAATCTCGGAGCCACCCTCGCGTCCGAGTTCTTCCGCCGGGGCTGGCTGCACACGAGCGAGACCAGCCGCGTCGTCTCGGTGAGCGAACGCGGCCGTGAAGTACTGCTCGAGAACTTCCAGTTGCACGCCTGCGGCAAGGCATGA
- a CDS encoding TetR/AcrR family transcriptional regulator, giving the protein MAGETTARPLRADAERSVRLILEAAERLLSKDPGASMEQIATEAGVSRTTIHRRFAHRQALIDALALSAARQLAQAVDDGRPTTAPPLVALHRITANVLEVKGAWTFALSLPATPGTEAAALHEDMARHCVTVLERAREDHLIAPSSDLPWLQRVYYALLGETLHGNPNDPVTDPDALAARVVETFLRGAGGRG; this is encoded by the coding sequence ATGGCCGGCGAGACAACGGCACGGCCGCTGCGGGCGGACGCGGAGCGCAGCGTGCGCCTGATCCTGGAGGCGGCGGAACGCCTGCTGTCCAAGGACCCGGGCGCCTCCATGGAACAGATCGCGACCGAGGCGGGCGTGTCCCGCACGACGATCCACCGCCGCTTCGCGCACCGCCAGGCACTGATCGACGCCCTGGCCCTGTCGGCGGCCCGCCAGCTCGCCCAGGCGGTGGACGACGGCCGCCCCACCACCGCCCCGCCCCTGGTGGCCCTGCACCGCATCACGGCCAACGTCCTGGAGGTCAAGGGCGCCTGGACCTTCGCCCTGAGCCTCCCCGCCACCCCCGGCACGGAGGCGGCCGCGCTCCACGAGGACATGGCCCGCCACTGCGTCACGGTCCTTGAACGCGCCCGTGAGGACCACCTCATCGCCCCCTCGTCCGACCTCCCCTGGCTCCAGCGCGTCTACTACGCGCTGCTCGGCGAGACGCTGCACGGCAACCCGAACGACCCGGTCACGGACCCGGACGCACTGGCGGCGCGAGTGGTGGAGACGTTCTTGCGGGGGGCGGGGGGACGGGGCTGA
- a CDS encoding SDR family NAD(P)-dependent oxidoreductase: MPATALVTGASSGLGAEFAAQLAARGHDLVLVARSEDRLTDLAAWLEAEHGVRAHVLVQDLAEPGAARAVAERLDERGLSIGMLVNNAGFGTCGRFEDIDAGRDHDQLMVNVVALVGLTHALLPGMLERGTGAVVNVASTAAFQPAPYFAVYSSAKAFVLNFGLSLRQECRGRGVRVLTLCPGPVDTPFFEAIGTREAAVNGSMSTPEPVVRAALAALDRDRAYVTPGFGNALSAHLLPRRPRTLVAAIAERVTRKVLAAGDGARAASYAA, encoded by the coding sequence ATGCCTGCAACCGCCCTCGTCACCGGTGCCTCCTCCGGGCTCGGCGCGGAATTCGCCGCCCAGCTCGCCGCCCGTGGGCACGACCTCGTCCTGGTCGCGCGTTCCGAGGACCGGCTCACCGACCTCGCCGCGTGGCTGGAGGCCGAGCACGGTGTACGCGCCCACGTCCTCGTCCAGGACCTCGCCGAGCCCGGCGCCGCCCGCGCGGTCGCCGAACGGCTCGACGAGCGCGGGCTGAGCATCGGCATGCTCGTCAACAACGCGGGGTTCGGGACCTGCGGGCGCTTCGAGGACATCGACGCGGGGCGCGACCACGACCAGTTGATGGTCAATGTCGTCGCGCTCGTCGGTCTCACCCACGCCCTGCTCCCCGGCATGCTGGAACGCGGCACCGGCGCCGTCGTCAACGTCGCCTCCACCGCGGCCTTCCAGCCCGCCCCGTACTTCGCGGTCTACAGCTCGGCCAAGGCGTTCGTGCTGAACTTCGGGCTGTCCCTGCGCCAGGAGTGCCGGGGGCGCGGCGTGCGCGTGCTCACCCTGTGCCCCGGGCCCGTCGACACCCCGTTCTTCGAGGCCATCGGGACCCGTGAGGCGGCCGTCAACGGGTCGATGAGCACGCCGGAGCCGGTCGTGCGCGCCGCGCTGGCCGCCCTCGACCGCGACCGCGCCTATGTCACCCCGGGGTTCGGCAACGCCCTGTCCGCGCACCTGCTGCCGCGCCGGCCGCGCACCCTGGTCGCCGCGATCGCCGAGCGCGTCACGCGTAAGGTCCTCGCCGCCGGGGACGGTGCGCGGGCCGCGTCGTACGCGGCGTGA
- a CDS encoding lytic polysaccharide monooxygenase, producing the protein MNAKRKLALVLGAGVAPLLAVVLPATTASAHGYVSSPPSRQAQCASGVVDCGQIKYEPQSVEGPKGLMSCSGGNAQFAELDNDSKGWKATPVGSSADFSWTLTARHSTSTWQYYIGGSKIAEFNDNGAQPGATKTHHVNFGSYSGRQKVLAVWNIADTANAFYACIDLQIGGGGTPGDGDGGDPGDCAASAWEAGRVYNGGDTVSYNGHTWRAKWWVQGDQPGTTGEWGVWEDLGTC; encoded by the coding sequence ATGAACGCGAAGCGAAAACTGGCCCTCGTGCTCGGTGCGGGAGTCGCCCCCCTGCTCGCGGTGGTCCTGCCGGCCACCACGGCCAGTGCGCACGGTTACGTCTCCTCGCCGCCGAGCCGCCAGGCCCAGTGCGCGTCCGGCGTGGTCGACTGCGGCCAGATCAAGTACGAGCCGCAGAGCGTCGAGGGCCCCAAGGGCCTGATGAGCTGTAGCGGAGGCAACGCGCAGTTCGCCGAGCTGGACAACGACAGCAAGGGCTGGAAGGCCACCCCGGTCGGCAGCTCTGCCGACTTCTCCTGGACGCTGACGGCCCGCCACTCCACGAGCACCTGGCAGTACTACATCGGCGGCTCCAAGATCGCGGAGTTCAACGACAACGGCGCCCAGCCCGGCGCCACCAAGACCCACCACGTGAACTTCGGCAGCTACTCCGGCCGCCAGAAGGTGCTGGCCGTCTGGAACATCGCGGACACCGCCAACGCGTTCTACGCCTGCATCGACCTCCAGATCGGCGGGGGCGGCACCCCCGGCGACGGTGACGGCGGCGACCCGGGCGACTGCGCCGCCTCGGCGTGGGAGGCCGGCCGCGTGTACAACGGCGGCGACACGGTCTCGTACAACGGGCACACCTGGCGCGCCAAGTGGTGGGTCCAGGGCGACCAGCCCGGCACGACCGGCGAGTGGGGCGTCTGGGAGGACCTCGGCACCTGCTGA
- a CDS encoding AAA family ATPase, translating to MTRTGHDRSAAPGGTRAALREAARAQLASGGSVLLTGPAGIGRSTAAARIADGLAARGHRVLRCSPSPADRDSPFLGLIDLLGPAGDEALAPLNAHERSVLEGALLRGTPPAGTDPTGGRDALVLRVAVRKVLAALASDAPLLLVVDDVQWLDEPTARVLLFLARRPGPHHAVLATLRTAPHTGPDAPAARELCPQPVRTLPLPPLTAREIADVLDAHGLHGGPAWPRQLVARLHEVASGHPRTALELAAGLHESAAAGAPLPDAWEPLPVPESLSRPVLDRVEALPGRARQLLLTASAAVRPTVELLRRAGCRQAAADVDTCVRHGLLAPPDRGALRFADPLTPMVLEARAPYALRMDAHRALAEAADDPVERAHHLARLTAGPDPAVADRLVEAASAARRRGAPGTAARLGRLAARHTPAGSAHTGTARRLTAAEDALDAGDLDFARELAYEVLGDAVRPADRVRAWTVVVDASGQAMSEIADVFPEAVRDAGDDPGLLAPLHYRMSWHAWMVGGSAGRARDHAARAAGLAARAGDRRTEVLALTQQASLELFLGRPEAESTLAAALAAPHDAYAMSHHNGPIYLKHRFHLAHDQLDEARAELRTLVYTLRQRGSADCLSQCLIGLAQLEIQRGRCRQALSMARQSLRITERAGLSQGPAWYAVALAETAGGSLSQALAAAEAARRHSEDDDDRLFLPRALHAEGRIRLFGGEPGRAAVLLRRTAELESAQGQGDPATRRWHADLAEALARSGAVDEAESVIDRARAQAARLGRAGVLAALDRAAAAVCEARGGLGAAAVGYEEAAARLRGAGYVLEEARTRVALGRVRRRLGDEAAAHAAFTQALRVFTAAGARAWVAGVRAERDRAGETPPLPLDDRAWPERLSSTERSVVTRVAQGATNREIAAGLTLSVKTVEAALTRSYRKLGARSRVEIARIVMTRPAP from the coding sequence ATGACCCGCACCGGACACGACCGTTCCGCCGCCCCCGGGGGCACCCGCGCCGCGCTGCGCGAGGCGGCCCGCGCCCAGCTGGCGTCTGGCGGCTCCGTCCTCCTCACCGGCCCGGCGGGCATCGGCAGGAGCACGGCGGCGGCGCGGATCGCGGACGGCCTCGCGGCGCGCGGCCACCGGGTCCTGCGCTGCTCCCCGTCCCCGGCCGACCGGGACAGCCCGTTCCTCGGGCTGATCGACCTGCTGGGCCCGGCCGGTGACGAGGCCCTGGCCCCGCTGAACGCCCATGAGCGGTCCGTGCTCGAAGGCGCCCTGCTGCGCGGGACGCCGCCCGCCGGTACCGACCCCACGGGCGGCCGGGACGCGCTGGTCCTGCGGGTCGCCGTACGCAAGGTGCTCGCGGCGCTCGCCTCGGACGCCCCGCTGCTGCTGGTCGTGGACGACGTGCAGTGGCTGGACGAGCCGACGGCCCGGGTCCTGCTGTTCCTGGCCCGGCGCCCGGGCCCGCACCACGCGGTGCTCGCCACCCTGCGCACCGCGCCGCACACCGGCCCGGACGCCCCGGCCGCGCGCGAGCTGTGCCCGCAGCCGGTACGGACGCTGCCGCTGCCGCCCCTGACGGCGCGTGAGATCGCGGACGTGCTCGACGCGCACGGTCTGCACGGCGGACCCGCCTGGCCCCGGCAGCTCGTCGCCCGCCTCCACGAGGTTGCGTCCGGCCATCCCCGTACCGCCCTCGAACTGGCCGCCGGACTGCACGAGTCGGCCGCCGCCGGAGCACCGCTCCCCGACGCCTGGGAGCCGCTGCCGGTGCCGGAATCGCTGAGCCGTCCCGTGCTGGACCGGGTGGAGGCCCTCCCCGGGCGGGCCCGGCAGCTGCTGCTCACCGCGAGCGCGGCGGTCCGCCCGACGGTGGAGCTGCTGCGCCGGGCGGGCTGCCGGCAGGCCGCGGCGGACGTCGACACCTGCGTACGGCACGGGCTGCTGGCCCCGCCGGACCGGGGCGCGCTGCGGTTCGCCGACCCGCTCACGCCGATGGTCCTGGAGGCCCGGGCCCCGTACGCGCTGCGGATGGACGCGCACCGCGCGCTGGCCGAGGCGGCCGACGACCCGGTGGAGCGGGCCCACCACCTCGCCCGGCTGACGGCGGGCCCCGACCCGGCGGTCGCGGACCGGCTGGTGGAGGCGGCGTCGGCGGCCAGGCGCCGGGGCGCACCGGGCACGGCGGCCCGTCTCGGGCGGCTCGCGGCGCGCCACACCCCGGCCGGTTCGGCGCACACCGGCACGGCCCGCCGGCTGACGGCCGCCGAGGACGCGCTGGACGCGGGCGACCTGGACTTCGCCCGGGAGCTGGCGTACGAGGTACTGGGCGACGCGGTCCGGCCCGCCGACCGGGTGCGCGCCTGGACGGTGGTGGTGGACGCCTCGGGCCAGGCGATGTCGGAGATCGCGGACGTGTTCCCGGAGGCGGTACGGGACGCGGGCGACGACCCCGGGCTGCTGGCGCCGCTGCACTACCGGATGAGCTGGCACGCGTGGATGGTGGGGGGTTCGGCCGGGCGGGCCCGCGATCACGCCGCGCGCGCCGCGGGACTCGCCGCGCGGGCGGGCGACCGGCGCACCGAGGTGCTGGCGCTGACCCAGCAGGCGTCCCTGGAGCTGTTCCTCGGGCGCCCGGAGGCGGAGTCGACGCTCGCCGCCGCGCTGGCCGCGCCGCACGACGCGTACGCGATGAGCCACCACAACGGGCCGATCTACCTCAAGCACCGTTTCCATCTGGCGCACGACCAGCTGGACGAGGCGCGGGCGGAGCTGCGGACGCTCGTGTACACGCTGCGGCAGCGGGGGTCGGCGGACTGCCTGAGCCAGTGCCTGATCGGTCTCGCCCAGCTGGAGATCCAGCGCGGGCGCTGCCGCCAGGCGCTGTCGATGGCCCGGCAGAGTCTGCGGATCACGGAGCGGGCGGGGCTGAGCCAGGGGCCCGCCTGGTACGCGGTGGCGCTGGCCGAGACCGCGGGCGGCAGCCTGAGCCAGGCCCTGGCGGCGGCGGAGGCGGCGAGGCGCCACAGCGAGGACGACGACGACCGGCTCTTCCTGCCGAGGGCGCTGCACGCGGAGGGCCGGATCCGGCTGTTCGGCGGCGAGCCCGGGCGGGCGGCCGTGCTGCTGCGCCGGACGGCGGAGCTGGAGAGCGCCCAGGGTCAGGGCGATCCGGCGACCCGCCGCTGGCACGCCGACCTCGCGGAGGCCCTGGCGCGCTCCGGGGCGGTGGACGAGGCGGAGTCGGTGATCGACCGGGCGCGCGCCCAGGCGGCCCGGCTCGGCCGCGCCGGTGTCCTGGCGGCCCTGGACCGGGCGGCCGCGGCGGTGTGCGAGGCGCGCGGCGGGCTGGGGGCGGCGGCGGTGGGTTACGAGGAGGCGGCGGCGCGGCTGCGGGGCGCCGGGTACGTCCTGGAGGAGGCGCGGACACGGGTGGCGCTGGGCCGGGTGCGCCGCCGCCTCGGTGACGAGGCCGCCGCCCATGCCGCGTTCACGCAGGCGCTGCGCGTGTTCACGGCGGCGGGGGCGCGGGCCTGGGTCGCGGGGGTCCGGGCGGAGCGGGACCGGGCCGGTGAGACGCCGCCGCTCCCGCTGGACGACCGGGCGTGGCCGGAGCGGCTGAGCTCGACGGAGCGCAGTGTGGTGACGCGGGTGGCCCAGGGGGCGACCAACCGGGAGATCGCGGCGGGCCTGACGCTCAGCGTGAAGACCGTGGAGGCGGCGCTCACCCGGTCCTACCGGAAGCTGGGGGCGCGGTCCCGGGTGGAGATCGCACGGATCGTGATGACCCGCCCAGCACCATGA